TGGTTGTCCCCATCAGGGTCAGGAAGGACGGGTGGGCAAGCGATGCCATGCTCTATGTAAGCAACCAAACATATACATCCTCTCTCTCTCCTTTGATTACATCGCACACACATCCTCTCCAATTGCCGGCCAATTATTTACGAGTTTGTATTAGTTTAGGTTTCAGTATTTGTCATGCTGGTTCATGGTTCCGATCTTGGGTAGGAGTCCCAATCCTACTGTGCTCCCGTGTGTTCTGGCTTGTATATGTACGTCAATGGAGCTATGATTTCTGACTTGTATCGAACGACAGGTGAACGTGGAGCTGGTGGACCTGAGCACGCCGGCGGAGGTGGAGAGGAGCGTCTCGTTCAGGGAGAAGCCGAGGGCGAACCCCACGCCGGTCCCGACGATGAGGGAGATCCACAGGGGCTCGACGTACCACGAGGTTCTTGACCTGAAGCAGCTGCTCGACCTCGCCGAGAAGCAGGGCAGGGTGGCGGTGTACCGGAACAAGCGCAACTCGGACACCAGCAGCGTCAGCAGTGGCGGCGGCatgagcagcagcagcagcaccgtCAGCCTGAGCAGCGCCAGCACCAGCACCAGCGGCGGCGCCAGCCCGGAGCCCGGGTCCACGTCCAAGCGCCGGTTCCtgccgtggcggcggcggagccggGAGTCGCTCTCCCAGGAAATGCCCATCAAATGCATGGGAGACGATGATGTCTGGGAGACGCGCGAGTTCACGAGCAGGGACTCGGAGACGAGGCTCCGGACGCCGGTCTTCTTCGCGTCCATCGACCAGCGCGACGACAGCGCCGGCGGCGAGAGCGCGTGCACGGCGCTGGTGGCCGTGCTGGCGGCGGCGCTCCACGCCAACCACCCGCTGATGCCGACCCGGGCGGAGCTGGACGCGCTCATCCGGGACGGCTCGTCCGAGTGGAGGCGGCTCTGCGACGACGAGGCGCACATGGCGCAGTTCCCCAACCGGCACTTCGACCTGGAGACGGTGCTGGCGGCGCGGACGCGGCCCATCGCCGTGGAGCACGACAGGGCCTTCGTCGGCTTCTTCCAGCCGGAGAGCTTCGCGTCGCTGTCGGGCGCCATGTCGTTCGACGACATCTGGCGCGAGATCAGCGCCGGCGAGCGCGCCCCGGGCGAGGCCGACGTGTACATCGTCAGCTGGAACGACCACTTCTTCGTGCTCAAGGCCGAGAGCGACTGCTACCACGTCGTCGACACGCTCGGCGAGAGGCTCTTCGAGGGCTGCGACAAGGCCTACATGCTCAGGTTCGACGCCACGTCGGAGATGCGCGCCCTGCCGTCGCCGGACTCGTCACCGTCGTcggggccggaggaggaggtggtggtcgCCACCGGCAAGGAGTGCTGCGGGGAGTTCATCAAGAGGTTCCTGGCCGCCATCCCGCTGAGGGAGGAGCTGCACATCGAGCAGAGCGGGTGCGCCGACGCCGGCGCGCCCCACCGGCGGCTGCAGATTGAGTTCCACTTCACCGTGCTGCAGCAGCAGCAAGATGGAGGGAGATGACAggcgggtgtgcttgctgcctgACTGCGCTGCCGCGCTAACATGATCAATGTACATTCATATACAGCACAGATGAATAGAAACATGAATGACAGCATTACTGTTACCAGTTGCAGGATTTTTGGATAGTAGGCACAGGGAATACAGAATATGTTTCTATATATACAGTGAATTAGGCAGACAGAGATTGTAAAATATACACCGAGTTTCTTGAGTGTTTGGGTAGGCACAGTGAGTCCTTGAGTTTTCTTATGTAATTTCAGTACACATACACTGAGATGCATTAGTGCAACAAATTCTCAGTCGAGACAGCGGACTAGGATTTAGCAAAACCGTTATAACAAAATTCAGCCGTCCGATTTTGTATTGAGGTAAAAAAAAAAACAGGGAATACAGGTATCTCTTATTGTTCCTGTGAGTAATGAACTGTTCAGGTCTGCAAGCCAAGCAGACCTAACCTGAAGGGTTTATTCTATACACAGAGATTACAAGCGAGCTGGACAATTGGTCCAGCAACACATCTATGCTACGTTTTCTAGTCAAAACGCTGCATTTCTAAGCTAATGTCTGCAGGGCAGAGAGTTGAGCTTACTCCAGATGCCCTGATTTGCCGTCACAAGTCTTGGTAGAATCACCCAGGATCACCGAGGGCCTTTTGAACCCAAGGGCCGCGCCGGAGGGACCCTGGGTATCCCCTCCCGCGGCTGGGACTACATTGCCAGAGCTGCATTGCCAGATGTTGTTGGCACAAGGGCTAGTATCTGGCTCTTGACAACAGCGATGTAGCTCTCTATCTCGCTGTAGATCGCGAGGTTCTCTGGACAGCTTGGGCGCAGCATCAAAAAAGCACGCTCCAGCACACCTGCTATCTTGGCAGGCGGGTGCCGATGCTCGCTCAGGTCCTGCGCGTAATTGGACAAGGACGATGAAGCGAGATATAAACTATAGTAACCATAGATCATATGGTAGAAGATGGGATCTGTGGACATTTTACCTTGATTGCAATAACTGTAGCAACACAGTTCTCTATCAGGGTGGATGGAAGCTGGGCATCATCAAGAGTAGACTCAGATTCCAGGCTTATACATGGTGTTGCTTCTTCCCCAGATTCATTACCATTTCCATAGCTTGCCTAAGCAACAGAAATCAACGACATATTGAGTTGAAAAATACAATGATACCGTGGCTGCACAGAAGGTGAGAGTTGCCAGAAGGACTTGAACTTACCTGCATGACTTCACCAACCATCTGTTTGGCTTGTTTAAGCGATTTCTGGACAAATGCAGTAACATGAGAATCCAGTTCATCACTCTGACCACTGTTGTTGTTTGAGCGACCCCTTGATTGTAAACTGTCGGCGGCGGACTGAAGTGGGTGGAATGGTGGCAGTGTAGATCTACAAATGGTGGTACTCTTGGTGGGTAGCAGTTCACCGCCCACAGAAGATGAAGCCTGTCGATAAATAGATTAATCAGAACTAGCCCTGAAGTACTACTACAATCACAAGTAATTGGATTTTATAGAACAGTTTGAGGACCAAGCAGTATTTGATGTCCATGATCATAAATATTACCCCCTTCCCAAATTGCTTGTCTTGGATTTATCTAGAtatatctagacaaatctaagacaagtaatTCAGGACGGAAGGAGTATATATTAGCTTTAACTTACATATAAGCACTGCATATTCAACTTTGACTAATAACTACGCTCCTTAGAAAATATAAATTTGGACAGAATAAAACCTTATGCTGTTCATCTGATGTTACCTGTCGACTACTGGACGACTCAGGTACGGAAATGTCATTCATGATATTACCCCAGCTCTCCTTTGAAGTAAGCTCCGGAATGTGCTCAAAATCCGGTTTGCGGTGTGCATTATTTGAGAGGGAGCTCCTCTTCTTGAGATCGTCAGGCAGATTATCCAACCAGTTTACAGGCATACAATCAGTGTCCTGGAAAAGAATAAGTTCAGTTATGCATTTCTGGGTATAAAAATATATCATTCACCTTGAGATTCTTGAATGACTACATCAAGGAAGTACATGTGCTTCTCATGATAGGAATATAACTAATAGGAATACATAGCAAAAGTGCACAAATGGTTGCATGCCAAATTACAAAAAAGTAATTGGTATGTATTAAAACCACATCTACTGAAGGCTGTCGCCAAATTAGTACTTTTCAATGGAAGGCTAATCATGTTTACAGACTAGGAAAACCACATCTACTGAAGGCTGTCGCCAAATTAGTACTTTTCAATGGAAGGCTAATCATGTTTACAGACTAGGCTTAACATGGTCATAGTCCTTGTATGTCAAGGACCAAAAGCTTCAGCCCACATTGGAAGGGTAATCATGTTTATAGACTAGGAAAGCTTATTCTTCCTTTCTACAGTGCAAAACTAATAGCTGACCTCTTCTGCCACATAGATAGACGGCATACTTAATTTCTAAATGTCTAATTGCCTACAAAATGTAACAAGTATAatgataattgttgaagaaaataaaaataacaaATACATACCTTAATTATATCAACACCTAGATCAGGGCTATCAAACTGGACCTTGTAACAATCCCGCTCCATGATTACCACTTTACCATCAGCAAGTTCTCTGGTACTCGGGTGACGAACAATGACATGCTGGCCAACTGAAAAAGGCCGAGCTAGGTCTGTTGGTAGAGAATCCCGCAAACCATCACTTAGTTCGGCATAGTATTTCCTAACGTTTTGTCGATAATCCTCAAGTTTTTCCTTTTCTACTGCCAGGAAATGATTGGAAAAGCGACGGGGCTTGCCGAGAGAACTGCAGATAAAAAAAATCTTTCAACATATATGAAAACAGACAAAGAAACAATGCTACAACTTCCAGGGTTTGCAAGTTAATACCTTCGGATTGTGCTCCACTCAGATCGAGTGAGCCTTGAAAGATGGCTCAATTTTGCAAAATTTAAGTAGTTCACAAATTCATTATTCATAAACCATGGATAATCAACTGCGCTGTAGAACCACTCGTATGTACACCATCTACGAAGTGATTCAGATGACAAGCAATGCAGCAATTTCTTTGCCTGAAAATAATGAACACTTGCGAGTTAGGAGACATGTCTCCCATAATAATATATAAATCTGCAGGAATGATAAATTAAAAATGTACCTGTAAATTATCGGCACCTTCATTGCAAAACACATAGTTTCTTTTGCATTGTACTTTGGATTTTCTTTTGCTCTTCCTTGACATACTTATTTGAGGGTCAATTTCCATCGGTGCATCAGGGGATACTTCAGCACAAATATTTGCAGTTGATTCAGGTATATCTATTGCTTCTTTCTCAAAGTCAGAATTCAAGGAGGGCTGCTCCGTGGTATCAAGCTGACATGCTTGTGGTATAACTGAAGTATTACCAGAACTGATTTGTTCTTCAGCCAGCACCTGTGGGAAGAGTGACAAAATGGAACTGCCATTAGACTAACTGGGGTGATAGTGAAAAGAACACATATATGTTTACGGTTGTTTAAGGTCCACTTCAAAGGAATAACCACAAGGAAATAGTGGGAAAATTGATAACAAATGGACGCCCAATTGGAAACCCATAAGGGATGACATCCCATGAATAACAAGCATAAAATTTTATGAATGTATTGATCAATTGCATAATAAAGTTGAAATACAAGAATGGTAAGCATCTAATTGAAGAATCAAAACATCTTTCAAACTGTAAATGCCGACAGCATGAAGACAAGTACAACTGCTAGAAGCTGCCACAGAAGACAGCTAGCTCAAATTAGGAAAATCAATGAATTGACTTAATTCTATGTTCTGTTACTTCTGTATGAGTCGGAAAGGGACCTTCTAAAATTTGGATTCACAGCATGCATACAACATAGTTAAATATTCACAATATCTTACCTCTTCATCTGGTAActtctttctcctttttttccTTTCCGCTGAAGCACTGGAATCACTATCTTGCTTCGTTTGTTTAGATTGATAGACAGGAGAAAGCCCTTCCTCCTGTGTGTTAGATGATGCAGAAATTCTCTTTCCACATGTACCTGGATCATTAGATGGAAAAGGGGAAGGATAGGCCATTAACAACATTCCTGAGATAATGTAGTTGGAAAGATGAATTGGGAGAAATTTGGCGAACCTGAAGGACTATTAATCTTGGCCTGTGACGTTTCATTGGGCACAGTCACCAGACTCTCCAACACGTCTAAGACCATCATCTCCTCTGAAAAAAACAGTAGTCAGAATGTTACACTGCTGATAATTATTAGTAGTACTAAGCATTGCTAATGAGGGTTAATCGCATGTGACCAGGAAGCTATGCTGAAAAGCAATTAGGCAGCAGCAAAATTAAGTTGTTGCCCATTTAGACTGTTTCCATGGCCAGCCCATGGCTCTTTGGTTCGGACAATAAGCTAGAGTGGTTGCCATACTATTTTGTTTGGTTTCTATGCATCTGAACTGGCAGTTTTGAGTCTCCATCTCCAAATAAGTACACATAAATCAGACCATTTTATGCATCATTTCAGAAATGTATCATATCATAGTATTCACGACTCACATGACACATGATTGCTAATTCCAGAAAGAAGCTCTCTGTTTGTTGCCAATGACAAGGCAGAGCAACAATTTGTTTCAAAGAATACCTGGAGAAAATAACCGACTAAGTCTCTCATAATCAGATAAGTTATGCCCTTCTTTTTCAGCCACCATCGTGGTACCAGGCTCAACTTTGCTGGTCTGGCCTTCGTCCATGCTTTGCTGAATTCTTCTCTTCTTCAAATTTAAATGTTGCTGGGACTGAGATATCTCAGTATCTTCAGTTCCTTTGATTTCCAAGAAAGTCTGGCCCTGAACAACCTTTGCTTCAGTGATTCCTGAACTTCCATCAGGAGAGCttccatcattatttatctcctCATTAGCCTTGTTTGTAGCATTGATGCCCAAAGGAAGTAAAACTGGTACACGAGGAGTACGTTTCCGAACAGGATGTCTACTGATGTACCTGACAAGTTCTGAAAATAAAAAGAACATGAAACTATCAAAACTACGCTTAAGGGGAAACAAAAGGACATGGCATATTTGCCTTGCAATACTTGCCTCCATGGTATCTTTTCTTGAAAGAAGATGTAAAGCCAGCAATTCTCATTTCCTGATTTGTGAAGGCGTTGTGAGGGTTAGGTGCTGCATTCTCTTTTTGCCATGCAGCTTCTCCACGTCTCCGTCCCTTCCCAGATGATCTAACCATCTGATCAGTTTCTCTATGACTTGGAGATTCCTGCCAGTGGGAGAGTTTTATTAAGTTTTATGCTAGTCAAATTCAGAAGTAGGTCGAATTCCTTATAAAGTTCTATCATTCGCCTCGCTTTAACACTTATTTTCTGTGCTGTATTTCCTTCGCTAACCACATGTTTGATGGATAATCATCCATTTGTAGAAAATCATACTTCAGAGCCTACTAAGTGCAAAGCGCGGTTCAATGGATGCAATGTCAAAAGTCACTCCAGAAGTTAAGATTAGCACTCAAGGTTAGTAATAATCATCATCACTTTAAAACTTGTCTTACAGTCGCCACCTTTTGCACTTAGTTGACTGTACATTTCATTTTTAGTTAAATAGATATTGTAGAGCCCTCCTTACAGTATCATATCGGACTTACAGGCAACACTAGAACTGAACTATGAAGAACCAGAATAATTATATGGTACAAACATTCACATGTTATGGAACCAACCAAAAAGAGAAATAAAGTACAGGGATTTCACATAACCAGATACATAAGTAAACAGCAGTTCAAATATCCAACACAACTAAAACATCAAAATCTTACCAAAGCATTGTCATGACCAGCAGCCAATGCAATAAATCCCCTGGCAGTACCTTCACGCTCCGGAAGAGATAAGAAAGTCTACAACAAGAAACGTCAGTCTGTAACTATTTTATTAAGGTTAATTGATCAAATTAAATCATGCAAATTTAAACAATGATCATAGTGCAAAACATCACTGCAGGCTGAAATATATACTACAACCAAAATTTCAATAACCTCCAGATATTTAATAATGCCCTGTTCTCTGTAAGCAAATTATCGTCTTGGTTTGCTGAACCAAGAAACTGTAGAAGATGCATGATAATAGTCTCTGCAACTAGGACATTAATACATTAGAACAAATACTCACCCGATGCACATAGTAAAGAGCTTCTACAGTGTCTGCCGATTTGCTGCCAACTACTGCACTGATCTGAAAAGACTCAACAAACAGTTTTCTGTTATGCCTCAGAAGGTACTAGGGGAGAAGAAAATCAGAGAGATGGAAATATGAGATCCAAACTTTTTTCCAATTCTTTCCATGCCGCCGGTAGGCTTCATAAAAGTGCATCAGCTCATCCTTGCTCCAGTGGAGATCTAAGTCTGACCTCTTCCTCTTCTGAGAAATCTAACATTTGGGTGCAAGAGAAATAACAGATGAATAACATAttattttagagtgaagtggtaTCTTAAGAATGGGGAAATGTGGTGTACTCGTGCTACAACTACCAGTCATCGTAAATGAATCTATCATCAAGTCCTGCTATGTCTTACTTTAAGTTTCACATTGCTTGAACTAGTTGGATCCTCATGATGCTGTCGATCCTCGTGTCTTTTTATTGTGATCTTGTGGATTGTCCGAGAACCTTTTGCTGGACCCATTGAAATCGTCCTTGAATTGAGACCCGCCCAATATTGCTGCAAGCCAGAAAAGCAACCTCAGTATGCAGTAGTCTATAATGCATATACTTAATACCTATGCAGTTACACAGTAATCACTAGTCAGATTTGGGCAACGAGGTTATCAGCTTCAGGGAAGGAAACCATAATGAAGAGTTCAACCCAGACCTACTTAAGAACCGAAGCTGAAGAGGATTTCATTTAGAAAATCCACACTTCACAAGCTTTAATCAGGCAATCACAGAGACTTTGAATCTCCTAGCCATGTTACTACCCAAATTTACACAAATGTTCATGGAATCTACCCGGCTGTGCAAATTCTAAAGCGACAAAAGACCCAAAACTCAGAGAAGATCAAACCACTCACGCATCCAAATCCGCCAGAACTGAATTATCTGACGAACTGTAAAAAAAAAGATGAATTTTGATGGCCTATAGCCAAAACCCTTGGCTGTCCAAAGCAATGTAAGAAAGAGCGAGTTAGATAAGATCCGCAAGTCGATAGCAGAATTAATCCATGACTGGAAACGAAGAAGAGAATTgcgaaaataaataaattagcagataCTAATCGGAGAGGCAAGGGGAGACATGCGACAAAAATCCAAGCCAAAGTCGTAACAGCAGATAGCAGAAACGCAACCGAGGGAACATCTCATCAGAGATCGGGACGCACAAAAATCACGGATGAAATCCCCTCAGAACCTCAACAAACGAAACGACTTAGACCCATAAATCTCAGAGTTCCAAGCGCGCAGGCAAGCCTCGCAAGCAAATCTTCGACGGGAACTGGTTCTAGAAAATCCAAGCGGCCGAAGCACGCATCTGCTCATGGAGAAGAGACCATCTAAAACGTGCAAGCCACGGGGCCGCAAAATTCCCCATCGCATCTTCTCCGAGAGCAGCCCAGAAACGCCCCCACAAACCTCCCAGACGCGACCGAACCAcggagcgagcgagcgagagagagagagagaggggagaaaTCCGCGTTGGATGGAGCGAAAACACGCAAGGAGATGACGAAGCGAGCAGCGAAAACAGCGCAAATTGCCCACAGAGTCGCCCCAAAACCCACCGCGGAAATCCCAGCCGGGGAGGCCTCGGCCGCCGGCGGGAAACCCATCTCGCCAGAGATTACGCGGACACCCCATGAAATTCCACCGGCCAATCCGCGGACGAAGCTCACCTGCCTCGGATCTGGGGGGAATCGGGCCCGGGCAGCGCCTCAGCGCAGCTCGGCGCCCCTGCACCGCGCGCGGGGACGACGGCCGACGCCTTGGACGGAGCTCCCCGCCTTCGCCGCGTCTGCCGGGAGGAGGACCCGCGCCGCCGCTAGGGTTCCCGGGGGTCCCCCGAGGCGGAGGCTGATCGGGGGCGagggtggaggaggaggcggcgagtgGGCGAGGTGGTCGGTTGTGTTTGCCTGCGGGAAGGCTTGGCTTGGCGGGCGCAGGATACAAgtagaggaggaggagccgaGCAGGGAAGGGAGGGGCCGGTGGGAGGGCGGATGTGCGAGGTGGGCGGGGATCCGGGGGGGTAAACGCAAGTTTGCCCGTTTGAAAATTAGGGTCTGGGACGGAAGTCTTGCTGTTTCAGTTTCGGGTGCGGCGTGGGCCTTGCTGGGCCGCCGTTTCGGCTTCGGTGGTGTTTGTTTGGTGGGGAGAAAGCAAAGCACATTGGCGATTGTGTGTGTGTTTTTTTTGCGGCGATGCCCCCGTGCTAGATGGTTATTGTGTAGCTTGGGAATTTTGAGGGCATGTTCGGTTCATGGGCGAGCAGGGCTTTCCCGCGCTATCTAGCGCTAAGCCGCGGGAAGCCGTACAACGCTTCGGGAACAATTCCGTTACCGAAGCTGTTATGTGGTTTGAAAATATGAGGCTACACGACAAAGTGAGGAACTGGACTAATAAAATGTGACACATTACAACAAAAACCTATGAAATAAAGAATGCCAACCCTAATATGTGTGGCAAAGTAGAACATGACTACGGAACAAATGCGCCCTACAATTCAGGATGCTATATAGAAACTACATACTTTATTTTATTAGGGCCCTAAGTTGTGATTCAAACACGCCCTAAGACTTCACCAACAAAGGGGGGGGTCATTCCTCTTTTCTCATTCTCTCTCCTCCCTTGCCTCTAAGCTTTCCTTTCTCGTTTCCTCAATCGACCCCTCTTACTCTCTTCACTGTTGGCTTCACCGGCCGGCGAGGAGGGTGGATATGCGAGGATGGAAGTGTTGTTTTAGTTTCAGGAACACTGTGCAGCACAGGCCTTGTTGGGGTCGTCTCGGCTTTGAAGGTTTGGTGGGGAGCAAGCATAGGGCAATTTGTGTACTTTTTTGCAATGATGCCCCCATGCTAGATGGTTATTATGTTATTTGGGAAATTTGAGGGCATGTTTGGTTCATGACCGAGCAAAGCTTTCCCGCGCTTTCTACCGCTAAACCGCGGGAGGCCATACAACGTCTCGGGAATAATTCCGTTACCAAAGCTGTTATGTGGTTTGAAAAT
The Aegilops tauschii subsp. strangulata cultivar AL8/78 chromosome 3, Aet v6.0, whole genome shotgun sequence genome window above contains:
- the LOC109757310 gene encoding uncharacterized protein, translating into MVVRRSPARRRGVRVGPTKLEGLPAAWSAPAVAAVKVKWPGAGGALSQMLTGRRGGRGVTAVEPVGGDGAVRWDAAADANRFRVDVEPGASPRGGGGAGRPERGVFFSVLYGFQEQGRGKDLVRLDEIGTAMISLEECCWEMQLQQQQQQKVGAPLQQLVVVPIRVRKDGWASDAMLYVNVELVDLSTPAEVERSVSFREKPRANPTPVPTMREIHRGSTYHEVLDLKQLLDLAEKQGRVAVYRNKRNSDTSSVSSGGGMSSSSSTVSLSSASTSTSGGASPEPGSTSKRRFLPWRRRSRESLSQEMPIKCMGDDDVWETREFTSRDSETRLRTPVFFASIDQRDDSAGGESACTALVAVLAAALHANHPLMPTRAELDALIRDGSSEWRRLCDDEAHMAQFPNRHFDLETVLAARTRPIAVEHDRAFVGFFQPESFASLSGAMSFDDIWREISAGERAPGEADVYIVSWNDHFFVLKAESDCYHVVDTLGERLFEGCDKAYMLRFDATSEMRALPSPDSSPSSGPEEEVVVATGKECCGEFIKRFLAAIPLREELHIEQSGCADAGAPHRRLQIEFHFTVLQQQQDGGR
- the LOC109757309 gene encoding protein ALWAYS EARLY 3, with the protein product MGPAKGSRTIHKITIKRHEDRQHHEDPTSSSNVKLKISQKRKRSDLDLHWSKDELMHFYEAYRRHGKNWKKISAVVGSKSADTVEALYYVHRTFLSLPEREGTARGFIALAAGHDNALESPSHRETDQMVRSSGKGRRRGEAAWQKENAAPNPHNAFTNQEMRIAGFTSSFKKRYHGELVRYISRHPVRKRTPRVPVLLPLGINATNKANEEINNDGSSPDGSSGITEAKVVQGQTFLEIKGTEDTEISQSQQHLNLKKRRIQQSMDEGQTSKVEPGTTMVAEKEGHNLSDYERLSRLFSPEEMMVLDVLESLVTVPNETSQAKINSPSGTCGKRISASSNTQEEGLSPVYQSKQTKQDSDSSASAERKKRRKKLPDEEVLAEEQISSGNTSVIPQACQLDTTEQPSLNSDFEKEAIDIPESTANICAEVSPDAPMEIDPQISMSRKSKRKSKVQCKRNYVFCNEGADNLQAKKLLHCLSSESLRRWCTYEWFYSAVDYPWFMNNEFVNYLNFAKLSHLSRLTRSEWSTIRSSLGKPRRFSNHFLAVEKEKLEDYRQNVRKYYAELSDGLRDSLPTDLARPFSVGQHVIVRHPSTRELADGKVVIMERDCYKVQFDSPDLGVDIIKDTDCMPVNWLDNLPDDLKKRSSLSNNAHRKPDFEHIPELTSKESWGNIMNDISVPESSSSRQASSSVGGELLPTKSTTICRSTLPPFHPLQSAADSLQSRGRSNNNSGQSDELDSHVTAFVQKSLKQAKQMVGEVMQASYGNGNESGEEATPCISLESESTLDDAQLPSTLIENCVATVIAIKDLSEHRHPPAKIAGVLERAFLMLRPSCPENLAIYSEIESYIAVVKSQILALVPTTSGNAALAM